A genomic stretch from Anaerolinea thermophila UNI-1 includes:
- a CDS encoding DUF362 domain-containing protein → MTHVISKDDCIQCGACETECPEGAIYMDGEYYVVDEAKCKDCGSCVDVCPTGAIGPK, encoded by the coding sequence ATGACTCACGTAATTTCTAAGGACGATTGCATTCAGTGCGGCGCTTGCGAAACCGAGTGCCCCGAAGGCGCAATCTACATGGACGGCGAATACTACGTGGTGGATGAGGCAAAGTGCAAGGACTGCGGTTCCTGCGTGGATGTCTGCCCCACCGGCGCCATCGGTCCCAAATAA
- a CDS encoding nucleoside hydrolase — MSHPIPLILDTDIGTDIDDTWALAVLLRSPEVDVRLALSATGDTAYRARLLAKFLQVSGRCDIPVGVGVYAEDESLPRRLQEAWVQGYALEDYPGRVHADGVAALIETILNAPEPVTLLAIGPLTNIAAALEREPSIARRTHFVGMHGSIYRGYGGAPEAHAEYNVKLDVPASRKVFSADWLSFTLTPLDTCGLVTLQGERYAAVRDSSHPITRALMENVRLWCAASPPWLKIPIDPERQSSTLFDVVAVYLAFADDLLEMRTLPLIVDEAGFTRVHPEGKAARCALAWKDLPAFEQWMVERLR; from the coding sequence ATGTCCCATCCCATCCCGCTGATTCTGGACACCGACATCGGCACGGATATTGACGACACCTGGGCGCTGGCAGTCTTACTGCGCTCGCCCGAGGTGGATGTGCGCCTGGCGCTCTCCGCCACCGGCGATACCGCCTACCGCGCCCGCCTGCTGGCGAAGTTCCTGCAGGTCTCCGGCAGGTGCGATATTCCCGTCGGCGTGGGTGTGTATGCGGAAGATGAATCCCTGCCCAGACGCCTGCAGGAAGCCTGGGTGCAGGGCTACGCGCTGGAAGACTACCCCGGCAGGGTGCATGCCGACGGCGTTGCCGCGCTCATCGAGACCATCCTGAATGCACCCGAGCCGGTCACCCTGCTTGCCATTGGACCGCTGACCAACATCGCCGCCGCGCTGGAGCGCGAGCCGTCCATCGCCCGGCGGACGCACTTTGTGGGCATGCACGGCAGTATATACCGCGGATACGGCGGCGCTCCGGAAGCCCATGCCGAGTACAACGTCAAACTGGACGTACCTGCCAGCCGCAAAGTCTTCTCTGCCGACTGGCTGAGTTTTACCCTCACCCCGCTGGACACCTGCGGGCTGGTAACCCTGCAGGGCGAGCGCTACGCCGCCGTGCGCGATTCCAGCCACCCCATCACCCGCGCGCTGATGGAAAACGTGCGCCTGTGGTGTGCCGCCTCGCCGCCCTGGCTGAAGATACCCATCGATCCCGAACGCCAGTCCAGCACGCTGTTTGATGTGGTTGCGGTGTACCTTGCCTTTGCCGATGACCTGCTGGAGATGCGCACCCTGCCGCTCATCGTGGACGAAGCCGGCTTTACCCGCGTACATCCCGAGGGCAAAGCGGCGCGCTGTGCGCTGGCGTGGAAGGACCTGCCCGCTTTTGAGCAGTGGATGGTCGAGCGCCTGCGCTGA